In a single window of the candidate division WOR-1 bacterium RIFOXYB2_FULL_36_35 genome:
- a CDS encoding 30S ribosomal protein S3, with translation MGQKTHPKGFRLGVIEEWDSIWYANKADYAKLFTEDRVIRKFLKNHLYKAGISKIKISRRANQVGIDVYSAKPGLIIGRGGKGVSLIRDEVVKLIGKPVQLNIHEDPNPETSSQLVSENIAAQLEKRVAYRRAMKQAVTRVLRAKAKGIKVKLGGRLGGSEIARKEWYRVGRVPLHTLRARIDYGFCEAMTIYGKIGVKVWIYKGDVLPQKKEVKEELKANDVTAREN, from the coding sequence GTGGGACAGAAGACACATCCAAAAGGTTTTAGATTAGGTGTTATTGAAGAATGGGATTCTATCTGGTATGCAAACAAGGCAGACTATGCTAAGTTGTTTACAGAAGATAGGGTCATAAGAAAGTTTTTGAAAAACCATCTTTATAAGGCTGGGATATCAAAAATAAAAATATCTCGCAGGGCAAACCAGGTTGGGATTGATGTATATTCTGCGAAACCGGGACTTATTATTGGAAGAGGGGGAAAAGGTGTTTCCCTTATAAGAGATGAAGTTGTAAAATTGATAGGAAAGCCCGTGCAACTTAATATTCATGAAGATCCAAATCCGGAGACATCATCTCAACTTGTTTCTGAAAATATAGCTGCTCAACTTGAGAAACGCGTTGCTTATAGACGTGCTATGAAACAAGCTGTGACTCGTGTACTTAGGGCAAAAGCTAAAGGAATTAAAGTTAAATTGGGTGGGCGTTTGGGGGGATCTGAAATTGCCAGAAAGGAATGGTATAGGGTGGGAAGAGTTCCTCTACATACTTTAAGGGCAAGAATTGATTATGGGTTTTGTGAAGCTATGACAATATACGGGAAAATAGGGGTAAAAGTCTGGATTTATAAGGGAGATGTTTTACCTCAAAAGAAAGAAGTAAAAGAGGAGTTAAAAGCAAACGATGTTACAGCCAGGGAAAACTAA
- a CDS encoding 50S ribosomal protein L15 gives MFDLKSLKPKPKKKAKRVGRGTSSGHGKTSGRGHKGQKSRSGGTKGVYFEGGQTPFYRRLPKKRGFKNYPFRTVYAPVNIVALNRFNSDVGISQFEAASLIKNGDKVKILGVGTLDKPLNVTAHAFSKKAKEIIEKAGGKAIKC, from the coding sequence ATGTTTGATTTAAAATCGTTAAAACCTAAACCCAAAAAGAAGGCAAAAAGAGTTGGAAGGGGAACTAGTTCTGGGCATGGAAAGACTTCTGGCCGAGGACATAAGGGACAAAAGAGCAGATCGGGAGGAACAAAAGGGGTCTATTTTGAAGGAGGCCAAACTCCTTTTTATAGAAGGTTGCCTAAGAAGAGAGGATTTAAAAATTATCCTTTTCGAACTGTTTATGCGCCTGTAAATATTGTTGCTCTTAACAGATTTAATTCCGATGTTGGTATTAGCCAATTTGAAGCAGCCTCTTTAATTAAAAATGGGGATAAAGTGAAAATTCTTGGAGTTGGTACTTTGGATAAGCCTCTTAATGTTACTGCTCATGCTTTTAGTAAAAAAGCTAAAGAGATTATAGAAAAAGCAGGTGGAAAAGCAATTAAATGTTAG
- a CDS encoding 50S ribosomal protein L5, with translation MKNLKEKYSTEVVKKLKDEFGYKNILEIPHVVKVVLSEGVKEGPQNPKSVDIAAAEMSEIGGQHAVIKKAKKSIANFKLKARDPIGCMLTLRGEKMYLFLNKLINISLPKVRDFKGLPEDSFDGRGNYSFGIREQLIFPEVDYDKVDKVRGMNIVIVTSAKTDKEAKSLLKGLGIPFKEK, from the coding sequence ATGAAGAATTTAAAAGAAAAATATTCAACTGAAGTAGTAAAGAAATTGAAAGATGAGTTTGGCTATAAAAATATATTAGAAATTCCCCATGTGGTGAAGGTTGTTTTGTCTGAGGGAGTGAAAGAAGGGCCACAAAATCCAAAGTCTGTTGACATTGCTGCTGCTGAAATGTCGGAAATTGGGGGACAGCACGCGGTTATTAAAAAAGCAAAAAAAAGCATTGCCAATTTTAAGCTTAAGGCTCGTGATCCTATAGGATGTATGTTGACCCTTCGCGGAGAGAAGATGTATCTGTTTTTGAATAAACTCATAAATATAAGTTTGCCAAAGGTTAGAGATTTTAAAGGATTGCCTGAAGATTCTTTTGACGGGAGAGGGAATTATTCTTTTGGTATTAGAGAGCAATTGATTTTTCCGGAAGTGGATTATGATAAGGTTGATAAAGTTCGAGGAATGAATATAGTTATTGTAACTTCTGCCAAGACCGATAAAGAGGCTAAATCTTTATTAAAAGGGCTTGGTATTCCTTTTAAGGAGAAATAA
- a CDS encoding 30S ribosomal protein S17, whose product MRKIKEGVVIKEGAEKTVVVQVESVFSHKKYGKVVKTYKKFLVHDDKKEATIGDLVEIMETRPISKRKFYRIVRILGKVKLKIRELPKKKEKTKEKEEKENDSIRD is encoded by the coding sequence ATGCGTAAGATAAAAGAGGGAGTAGTTATAAAAGAGGGGGCAGAGAAGACTGTTGTTGTGCAGGTTGAGAGTGTTTTTTCCCACAAAAAATATGGGAAAGTCGTAAAAACATATAAAAAATTTCTTGTTCATGATGATAAAAAAGAGGCGACTATTGGTGATTTGGTTGAAATTATGGAGACTAGGCCGATATCAAAACGTAAATTTTATAGAATTGTGAGAATTTTGGGAAAAGTAAAATTAAAGATTAGAGAATTGCCAAAGAAAAAAGAAAAAACGAAGGAAAAGGAAGAGAAAGAAAATGATTCAATCAGGGACTAG
- a CDS encoding 50S ribosomal protein L22 has translation MMAKAQFKWIRVSPLKFRRIMKLLRGKNITEALAALKFMPHKSAKIIYKLIESAAANAVNNYKMQKDNLIIEKIVADGAGMLKRFRPRARGRAFPIKKRLSHITVYVSNKEEE, from the coding sequence ATGATGGCTAAAGCACAATTTAAATGGATTAGGGTTTCACCTTTAAAATTCAGGCGTATTATGAAACTTTTGCGCGGAAAAAATATTACTGAAGCTCTTGCCGCCTTGAAATTTATGCCTCATAAGTCTGCAAAGATTATTTATAAGCTTATTGAGTCTGCAGCTGCAAATGCTGTTAATAATTATAAAATGCAGAAAGATAATCTTATTATAGAAAAAATAGTTGCTGATGGTGCGGGGATGTTAAAAAGATTTCGTCCTCGTGCGAGAGGCAGGGCGTTTCCTATTAAGAAGCGTCTTAGTCATATTACAGTTTATGTGTCCAATAAGGAGGAAGAATAG
- a CDS encoding 50S ribosomal protein L29, with amino-acid sequence MNIAELREKTKEELIKEYQTLAIEFKNFRFAKAKGEDKNPLQRRFVRRDIARVLTIMREKGWK; translated from the coding sequence ATGAATATAGCCGAACTCAGAGAAAAAACAAAAGAAGAATTAATAAAAGAGTATCAGACTTTGGCGATTGAATTTAAAAACTTTCGTTTTGCTAAAGCCAAAGGAGAGGATAAAAATCCTCTTCAGCGCAGATTTGTTAGAAGGGATATAGCAAGGGTTTTAACTATTATGAGAGAAAAAGGTTGGAAATAA
- a CDS encoding 50S ribosomal protein L6 encodes MSRVGKAPVKIIKGVNIEIKENEVIVSGTKGTLKVQIPDTLEVKIEGDVLTVSKKKETKRIRSLNGFLRAYIANMVKGVSEGFEKDLEISGVGYRASLQGKKLVLSMGYSHPVEMDPPDGISFKVEGQNKVKVLGFDKHLVGQIAANIRAVREVEPYKAKGIKYEGEIVRRKVGKAAKVGAGA; translated from the coding sequence ATGTCTAGAGTAGGAAAAGCGCCTGTAAAAATTATTAAAGGTGTTAATATTGAGATAAAAGAAAATGAAGTAATCGTTAGTGGAACTAAAGGGACTTTGAAGGTTCAAATTCCGGATACTCTTGAAGTAAAAATTGAAGGAGATGTTTTGACTGTATCTAAGAAAAAAGAGACTAAAAGAATCAGATCGTTGAATGGATTTTTAAGGGCATATATTGCTAATATGGTAAAGGGTGTTTCAGAAGGGTTTGAAAAGGATTTAGAGATAAGCGGCGTTGGATATCGTGCTTCGTTGCAAGGAAAGAAACTTGTTCTTTCGATGGGATATTCTCATCCGGTTGAGATGGATCCTCCCGATGGAATATCTTTTAAGGTGGAAGGGCAGAACAAGGTAAAAGTCTTAGGATTTGACAAGCATCTTGTCGGTCAGATTGCTGCAAATATAAGGGCTGTGAGAGAAGTCGAACCTTATAAAGCAAAAGGGATTAAATATGAAGGTGAAATTGTTAGGCGTAAGGTTGGTAAAGCTGCAAAAGTTGGAGCTGGAGCATAA
- a CDS encoding 30S ribosomal protein S10: MAKRQRIRIKLKSYDHRLLDESAKKIVETAKRAKAAVSGPIPLPTKKEIYCVLRSPHVDKKSREHFEIRTHKRLIDILDPPKDTVDALMQLDLPSGVDVEIKLK; encoded by the coding sequence ATGGCAAAAAGACAAAGAATTAGAATAAAATTAAAGAGTTATGATCACAGGCTACTGGATGAATCGGCCAAAAAGATTGTTGAAACTGCTAAGAGGGCAAAAGCTGCTGTATCAGGCCCTATACCTTTGCCGACAAAAAAGGAAATCTATTGTGTGTTAAGGTCTCCTCACGTAGATAAAAAATCTCGTGAGCATTTTGAAATCCGCACTCATAAAAGATTAATAGATATTTTAGACCCTCCAAAAGATACAGTTGATGCTTTAATGCAACTTGATCTTCCTTCGGGGGTAGATGTGGAGATAAAATTGAAATGA
- a CDS encoding 30S ribosomal protein S8: protein MREPVSEFITSVKNAILRKKNIIDIPFSKFKDKICKVLIDEGFLGGSEVLSRGGKKILRVTLKYASNKYGKMSKSVISEIKQVSRPGRRYYVGVGKIPRVQSGFGISLVSTSHGVMAGEEARKKRLGGEVLLFVY, encoded by the coding sequence ATGAGAGAACCTGTTTCTGAATTTATAACAAGTGTAAAGAATGCTATCTTAAGAAAGAAGAATATAATTGATATTCCTTTTTCAAAATTTAAAGATAAGATTTGTAAGGTGTTGATTGATGAGGGGTTTTTGGGCGGAAGTGAAGTATTAAGCCGGGGAGGGAAAAAAATACTTCGTGTAACATTGAAATATGCTTCTAATAAATATGGAAAAATGTCTAAGTCTGTGATTTCTGAGATTAAACAGGTTAGTAGGCCGGGAAGAAGGTATTATGTTGGAGTTGGTAAAATACCGAGGGTTCAGTCGGGATTTGGTATTTCTCTTGTTTCTACTTCTCACGGAGTTATGGCTGGTGAGGAGGCAAGAAAAAAGAGACTTGGCGGAGAGGTTTTGCTTTTTGTATATTAG
- a CDS encoding 50S ribosomal protein L24, with product MYRVKVKNKKLKIKKDDKVLILAGKDKGKKGKVLRLLTKSNRAIVEGINIVKKHQKPTRNFQGGIIEKPGSIDMSNLMVVCSKCNEPSRLGKDKEGLRICKKCEAIIDKS from the coding sequence ATGTATCGAGTAAAAGTTAAAAATAAAAAATTAAAAATCAAGAAAGATGACAAAGTGTTGATTCTTGCCGGCAAAGATAAAGGAAAAAAAGGAAAAGTTTTAAGGCTACTTACAAAATCAAACAGGGCTATTGTTGAAGGTATAAATATTGTTAAGAAACACCAAAAGCCTACACGTAATTTTCAGGGAGGAATTATAGAAAAACCTGGTTCGATTGATATGAGTAATCTTATGGTTGTATGTTCAAAGTGTAATGAACCATCTCGTCTTGGAAAAGACAAAGAGGGCTTACGAATCTGTAAAAAATGTGAAGCAATAATTGATAAAAGTTAA
- a CDS encoding 50S ribosomal protein L18 has protein sequence MKSINKRKKIFGNVERPRLNVYKSLKHIHAQIIDDDSQKTIVGLSTQIVKKGNKMERSVVLGKEIAKRAKEEGVTKVVFDRGKFKYHGRIKAFADAAREGGLNF, from the coding sequence ATGAAAAGTATTAATAAGAGAAAAAAAATTTTTGGCAATGTTGAACGTCCGCGATTGAATGTATATAAAAGTTTAAAGCATATACATGCGCAAATAATCGATGATGATTCTCAAAAAACAATAGTTGGTTTATCAACACAAATTGTGAAAAAGGGAAACAAAATGGAAAGATCGGTTGTATTGGGAAAAGAAATTGCAAAAAGAGCAAAAGAAGAAGGCGTGACAAAAGTAGTTTTTGATAGAGGAAAGTTTAAATATCATGGGCGTATAAAAGCTTTTGCAGATGCTGCTCGTGAGGGGGGGCTGAATTTTTAA
- a CDS encoding 30S ribosomal protein S19 — protein sequence MSRSRKKGPFVDDHLMRKVQKSIDSGDKKVIKTWSRRSTVIPEMIGLTIAVHNGIKHIPVYITESMIGHKLGEFAHTRVFRGHTAPTKQTAALT from the coding sequence ATGAGTCGTTCACGTAAAAAAGGGCCTTTTGTAGATGATCATTTAATGAGAAAGGTTCAAAAATCGATTGATTCTGGAGATAAAAAAGTTATAAAGACTTGGTCCAGGCGTTCTACGGTTATTCCTGAAATGATAGGGCTTACTATTGCCGTGCATAATGGAATTAAACACATACCGGTTTATATAACTGAGTCTATGATCGGGCATAAATTAGGCGAATTTGCTCATACAAGGGTGTTTAGGGGACATACAGCGCCTACTAAACAGACGGCGGCATTAACATGA
- a CDS encoding 50S ribosomal protein L3 codes for MSTKGLLAKKIGMTQIFNDRGDVVGVTVLEAANCRVVGIRTKVKDGYNAIQLGFMLAKKLNKPLTGFLKENKLKHIVEFSIENVDEYKIGQEIKVDVFNIGDMVNIAGIGIGKGFAGTTKRWHHHRGPMTHGSKSHRLTGSIGAGTTPGRVYKGLNMPGHMGAKRVTNRKVKIVSVDTEKNLLLVKGSVPGPKGNIVEIVKI; via the coding sequence ATGAGTACAAAAGGACTATTGGCTAAAAAAATAGGAATGACACAAATTTTTAATGACAGAGGTGATGTTGTTGGTGTTACTGTCCTTGAAGCTGCGAATTGTCGTGTTGTTGGTATTAGAACAAAAGTCAAAGATGGGTATAATGCAATTCAATTAGGTTTTATGCTTGCTAAAAAGCTTAATAAGCCGCTTACTGGATTTTTAAAAGAAAATAAGCTTAAACATATAGTGGAATTTTCTATTGAAAATGTTGATGAATATAAGATAGGGCAAGAGATAAAAGTAGATGTTTTTAATATTGGAGATATGGTTAACATAGCTGGAATTGGTATAGGGAAGGGTTTTGCTGGAACGACAAAAAGATGGCATCATCATCGAGGGCCTATGACCCATGGCAGTAAATCTCACAGGCTGACAGGGTCTATTGGCGCAGGGACTACACCTGGCAGAGTGTATAAAGGACTTAATATGCCTGGACATATGGGAGCAAAAAGAGTTACGAACAGAAAAGTTAAAATAGTTAGCGTTGATACGGAGAAGAATCTTTTATTGGTTAAAGGGTCTGTTCCTGGTCCCAAAGGAAATATTGTGGAGATTGTAAAAATATGA
- a CDS encoding 50S ribosomal protein L4, with amino-acid sequence MKLKIFDLKGKSLGDMEADSNLFGVKENVEVVHSTLRWLLNSKRSGTHSTLTRAEVRGGGVKPWKQKGTGRARAGSIRSPLWRHGGVIFGPKPRDYSFHLPRKIRKLALRVVLSDKARGDKLKIVKDFNIDQPKTKLVKDILDSFNLSEKKVVVVVDKISKELSLGSRNLRNIKVLSCENLNVFDLLNADILLMTESAVNKLREMF; translated from the coding sequence ATGAAATTAAAGATTTTTGATTTAAAAGGAAAAAGTCTCGGAGATATGGAAGCTGATTCTAATCTTTTTGGCGTTAAAGAAAATGTAGAGGTTGTCCATTCTACTTTAAGATGGCTTCTAAACTCAAAACGTTCAGGAACACATTCTACTTTAACAAGGGCTGAAGTTCGAGGTGGAGGGGTTAAACCTTGGAAACAAAAAGGGACAGGTAGAGCAAGGGCAGGATCAATTAGATCTCCTCTTTGGCGGCATGGTGGGGTAATTTTTGGGCCAAAGCCTAGAGATTATAGTTTTCATCTTCCTAGAAAGATTAGAAAACTTGCTTTAAGAGTTGTTCTTTCTGATAAGGCCAGAGGAGATAAGCTTAAAATTGTTAAAGATTTTAACATAGATCAGCCAAAGACAAAATTAGTTAAAGATATTTTGGATAGTTTTAATTTGTCAGAAAAGAAAGTTGTTGTTGTTGTTGATAAAATTTCAAAAGAATTAAGCTTAGGATCGAGGAATTTAAGAAATATTAAAGTTTTAAGTTGTGAAAATTTAAATGTTTTTGATTTATTAAATGCGGATATTTTGCTTATGACAGAATCTGCAGTTAATAAACTTAGGGAGATGTTTTAG
- a CDS encoding 30S ribosomal protein S14 type Z yields the protein MAKKCWLERAKRGPKFAVRIRNRCSVCGRARAYIRKFGICRICFRAAAHKGELPGVVKSSW from the coding sequence ATGGCGAAAAAATGTTGGCTGGAAAGAGCAAAGCGGGGGCCTAAATTTGCTGTGCGTATTCGCAACCGATGTTCTGTTTGCGGTAGAGCGAGAGCCTATATACGTAAATTTGGAATTTGTAGGATTTGTTTTAGAGCTGCGGCACATAAGGGTGAGTTACCGGGTGTAGTAAAATCAAGTTGGTGA
- a CDS encoding 50S ribosomal protein L14, with the protein MIQSGTRLKVADNSGARKILCIRVVGSSGRRYAGLGDIIVGVVKDATPNMQVKDAQIVYAVIIRLRKKVRRKDGSWISFDDNAVVIINKADSNPIGSRVFGPVSRELREKNFMKIISLAPEVV; encoded by the coding sequence ATGATTCAATCAGGGACTAGATTAAAAGTTGCTGACAATAGTGGGGCCCGTAAAATCTTGTGTATTAGGGTTGTTGGATCTAGTGGACGCAGATATGCCGGATTGGGAGATATTATTGTTGGTGTTGTTAAAGATGCCACTCCCAATATGCAGGTTAAGGATGCGCAGATTGTTTATGCCGTTATTATTAGACTGAGGAAAAAGGTTAGACGTAAGGATGGCTCTTGGATCTCTTTTGATGATAATGCTGTTGTTATAATTAACAAGGCGGACAGTAATCCTATAGGCTCACGTGTCTTTGGCCCTGTTTCTAGAGAATTAAGAGAAAAGAATTTTATGAAAATAATTTCTTTAGCTCCGGAGGTTGTTTAA
- a CDS encoding 50S ribosomal protein L23, translating into MNPHQIILEPIITEKALNARTNNVYVFKIHPKATKVDVKSAISKLFRVLPLSVKTVKIGGKRRIVGSKVGRTASYKKAYVLLPEGKKIEELEVA; encoded by the coding sequence ATGAATCCACATCAAATAATACTTGAGCCGATTATAACGGAAAAAGCTTTGAATGCTAGAACGAACAATGTTTATGTTTTTAAAATTCATCCTAAAGCAACCAAGGTTGATGTGAAATCTGCAATTAGTAAGTTGTTCAGAGTGTTGCCGTTATCTGTTAAGACTGTTAAGATTGGAGGAAAAAGAAGGATTGTAGGTTCTAAGGTGGGCCGTACTGCATCTTATAAAAAGGCTTATGTTCTTCTTCCTGAAGGCAAAAAAATAGAGGAGCTTGAAGTGGCATGA
- a CDS encoding 30S ribosomal protein S5: MVRERNFNEPKEFEERVVQVRRVTKVVKGGKRMGFRVLAIVGDKKGRVGVGLGKASEVSSAIRKAVEAAKKSLVTIELIGGTIAHEISGKLGASFVLLKPAPSGKGVIAGGSVRVILELAGVRDVVGKSIGSSNAVNTARATIDALSNLKIQSEFEILRGKKIDVRYVQNV, from the coding sequence ATGGTTAGAGAAAGAAATTTTAATGAACCAAAGGAATTTGAGGAAAGAGTTGTTCAAGTTAGAAGGGTTACTAAGGTCGTAAAAGGCGGAAAAAGGATGGGTTTTCGTGTTTTGGCTATAGTTGGAGATAAAAAAGGAAGAGTTGGCGTAGGATTAGGCAAAGCATCTGAAGTCTCCTCTGCTATTCGCAAAGCTGTGGAAGCGGCAAAAAAATCTTTAGTGACGATTGAATTGATTGGTGGAACTATTGCTCATGAGATTTCTGGAAAACTTGGAGCAAGTTTTGTTCTTTTAAAACCAGCTCCTTCAGGGAAAGGAGTTATTGCTGGTGGATCCGTCAGGGTTATTTTAGAATTAGCTGGGGTGCGTGATGTTGTAGGTAAATCTATAGGTTCTAGTAATGCTGTTAATACTGCCAGGGCTACTATTGATGCTTTGTCAAATTTAAAAATACAGTCGGAATTTGAGATTCTTAGAGGCAAAAAGATAGATGTGAGGTATGTTCAAAATGTTTGA
- a CDS encoding 50S ribosomal protein L2: protein MTLQQKRPTSPGTRFQIVDNYDDITKFSPEKSLCVKLAKKSGRGFKGRISSRHRGGGAKRIYRLIDFKRNKENISAVVMGIEYDPNRNVRIALVEYKDKEKRYILAPLGLKVGDNVESGSEAEVKVGNSLPLKNIPVGSVIHNVELKPGRGGQFARSAGAQINLLAKEGDYAILRLPSGEQRMVHITCKATIGQLGNIDHKNISRGKAGKTRHMGRRPYVRGAAMNPCDHPHGGGEGRAGIGRSGPLSKWGKKTLGYKTRRGKRVSDRFILRRRKG from the coding sequence ATGACATTACAACAGAAAAGACCAACATCTCCAGGCACAAGATTTCAAATAGTTGATAACTATGATGATATTACAAAGTTTTCGCCGGAAAAATCGCTTTGTGTAAAATTAGCAAAGAAATCAGGAAGGGGTTTTAAAGGACGAATTTCATCTCGCCATCGTGGGGGTGGAGCAAAGAGGATTTATCGTTTAATAGATTTTAAGCGCAATAAAGAGAATATTTCGGCTGTTGTTATGGGGATAGAATATGATCCAAACAGAAATGTGAGAATAGCGTTGGTAGAATACAAAGACAAAGAAAAAAGATATATTCTTGCACCCTTAGGCTTAAAAGTTGGAGACAATGTTGAATCGGGAAGTGAAGCTGAGGTTAAAGTTGGGAACTCTTTGCCTCTTAAAAATATTCCTGTTGGTTCAGTTATACATAATGTTGAGTTAAAACCTGGCAGAGGTGGGCAATTTGCTCGCTCGGCTGGGGCTCAAATTAACCTTCTTGCAAAAGAGGGCGATTATGCAATTTTAAGATTGCCATCTGGGGAACAACGGATGGTGCATATTACTTGCAAAGCGACTATAGGCCAGCTTGGTAATATTGATCATAAAAATATATCTAGGGGTAAAGCAGGGAAAACCAGACATATGGGTCGCCGTCCTTATGTTAGAGGCGCAGCCATGAATCCCTGTGACCATCCTCACGGAGGAGGAGAGGGTCGGGCTGGTATCGGACGTAGTGGGCCACTTAGTAAATGGGGTAAAAAGACTTTAGGTTATAAGACTAGACGTGGAAAAAGAGTTTCCGATAGGTTTATTTTACGAAGGAGGAAAGGATGA
- a CDS encoding 50S ribosomal protein L16: MLQPGKTKFRKSQRGRLRGEAAKGNTLKFGEFGIQASETGYLTVNQIESARKALSHFLQRNGKIWVRVLADKPFCSRPAETRMGGGKGAPEKFIAGIKKGHVLFEMAGIGEVDAMEGVRLAAFKLPLKVRMVKVR, encoded by the coding sequence ATGTTACAGCCAGGGAAAACTAAATTTAGAAAAAGTCAGAGAGGAAGATTGCGGGGAGAGGCTGCAAAAGGAAATACTTTGAAATTTGGAGAGTTTGGAATACAGGCTTCAGAGACAGGGTATTTGACTGTTAATCAGATTGAATCTGCAAGAAAAGCTTTATCGCATTTTTTGCAAAGAAATGGAAAAATATGGGTCAGAGTATTGGCTGATAAGCCTTTTTGTTCCAGGCCTGCTGAGACTCGTATGGGGGGAGGAAAAGGCGCGCCTGAAAAATTTATTGCGGGAATAAAGAAAGGTCATGTTTTATTTGAAATGGCTGGAATTGGAGAGGTTGATGCAATGGAGGGAGTTAGACTTGCCGCGTTTAAACTTCCTTTAAAAGTTAGGATGGTGAAGGTCAGATGA